From a region of the Geothrix sp. 21YS21S-2 genome:
- a CDS encoding serine/threonine-protein kinase: MEEAGNFPKNIGRYEIKGLLGAGAMGSVYLAEDPRIKRKLAVKVVRLNAINSEQERKEFLARFQREAEVSGVLNDPGIVTIYDVGDSEIGPYLAMEFVPGRPLDDLIKEGGNLTLKEKLVIAAGIATALDHAHDKGIVHRDVKPGNVMITQDRRPKLMDFGIAKREDASLTQTGTFLGTPSYASPEQIREGIALAASDLFSLAVLTFELLSGSLPFPGTSINTILYRIVNEPPVEIKPPVEGLLPDAWQRIFAKALAKDPADRHPTCSAFVKDLLDGAKDLGRTDRMQLLGNLRSEHVGGTHHGHHVEEPAPEIRSMSGPARGGGGRGALYGTVAALVIAAGAGGVLLFRGGSAPVLLDTVPPGARALKGGQEVGTTPLPLALKAGEVLRFEKKGFKPLDFRFQGGSAPPRLTLEAVKSLETIRTFPDGATVVLDSVKLDGVTPLEVKDWDQSVKHDLTCTRGDLLVATRFNEGETPGTQVFTLVTASQTRAGAEPRAVDVHAPGTLKFTAPYSVRVKLDGRDAGEVREGGTLSAPPGSHRLEVANPRVFLRETLTVTVAPGQAAAVPLPGLCSLTVNTFPNSGTVVVDGIATQVESDGNTPIQMVKGRHAVNVHGRAGAAQPVDLAGDFKLNMRF, translated from the coding sequence ATGGAAGAAGCCGGGAATTTCCCCAAGAACATCGGTCGATACGAGATAAAGGGGCTCCTCGGGGCCGGAGCCATGGGGTCCGTCTATCTCGCCGAGGATCCCCGCATCAAGCGCAAGCTGGCGGTGAAGGTGGTCCGGCTCAACGCCATCAACAGCGAGCAGGAGCGCAAGGAGTTCCTGGCGCGGTTCCAGCGCGAGGCCGAGGTCTCCGGCGTCCTGAACGACCCGGGCATCGTCACCATCTACGACGTGGGCGACAGCGAGATCGGTCCCTACCTGGCCATGGAGTTCGTCCCGGGCAGGCCCCTGGACGACCTGATCAAGGAGGGCGGCAACCTCACCCTCAAGGAGAAGCTGGTCATAGCCGCCGGCATCGCCACCGCGCTGGACCACGCCCACGACAAGGGGATCGTCCACCGGGACGTCAAGCCCGGCAACGTCATGATCACGCAGGACCGCAGGCCCAAGCTGATGGATTTCGGCATCGCCAAGCGCGAGGACGCCTCCCTCACCCAGACCGGCACCTTCCTGGGCACGCCCAGCTACGCCAGCCCGGAGCAGATCCGCGAGGGCATCGCCCTGGCCGCCTCCGACCTGTTCAGCCTTGCCGTGCTCACCTTTGAACTTCTCAGTGGAAGCCTCCCCTTCCCAGGTACTTCCATCAACACCATCCTGTACCGGATCGTCAACGAGCCCCCCGTCGAGATCAAGCCCCCCGTGGAGGGGCTCCTGCCCGACGCCTGGCAGCGGATCTTCGCCAAGGCCCTCGCCAAGGACCCCGCGGACCGCCACCCCACGTGCTCGGCCTTCGTGAAGGACCTCCTGGACGGCGCCAAGGACCTGGGCCGCACGGATCGCATGCAGCTCCTGGGCAACCTGAGGTCCGAGCACGTGGGGGGCACCCATCACGGCCACCACGTGGAGGAACCCGCCCCGGAGATCCGGTCCATGTCCGGCCCCGCGCGGGGCGGGGGAGGCCGGGGCGCGCTGTACGGCACCGTGGCGGCGCTGGTGATCGCCGCCGGCGCCGGCGGGGTCCTCCTCTTCCGCGGCGGGTCCGCCCCGGTGCTGCTGGACACCGTGCCCCCCGGGGCCCGGGCCCTCAAGGGCGGCCAGGAGGTGGGCACCACCCCGCTGCCCCTGGCCCTGAAGGCCGGGGAGGTGCTCCGGTTCGAGAAGAAGGGCTTCAAGCCCCTGGACTTCCGCTTCCAGGGCGGGTCCGCGCCCCCCAGGCTGACGCTGGAGGCCGTGAAGTCCCTGGAGACCATCCGCACCTTCCCCGACGGGGCCACGGTGGTGCTGGATTCCGTCAAGCTCGACGGCGTCACCCCCCTGGAGGTCAAGGACTGGGACCAGTCCGTGAAGCACGACCTGACCTGCACCCGGGGAGACCTGCTGGTGGCCACCCGGTTCAACGAGGGGGAGACCCCCGGGACCCAGGTGTTCACCCTCGTCACCGCCTCCCAGACCCGGGCGGGCGCCGAACCCAGGGCCGTGGACGTCCACGCCCCCGGCACCCTGAAGTTCACCGCGCCCTATTCCGTCCGCGTGAAGCTGGACGGCAGGGACGCCGGCGAAGTGCGGGAGGGCGGCACGCTGAGCGCCCCCCCCGGCAGCCACCGGCTCGAGGTGGCCAATCCCAGGGTCTTCCTGCGGGAGACCCTGACGGTGACCGTGGCCCCGGGCCAGGCGGCGGCGGTGCCGCTGCCGGGCCTCTGCAGCCTCACCGTCAACACCTTCCCCAATTCCGGGACGGTGGTGGTGGACGGGATCGCCACCCAGGTGGAGAGCGACGGCAACACGCCCATCCAGATGGTCAAGGGCCGCCACGCCGTGAACGTGCACGGGCGCGCGGGTGCCGCCCAGCCCGTGGACCTCGCCGGAGATTTCAAGTTGAATATGCGCTTCTGA
- a CDS encoding 5-carboxymethyl-2-hydroxymuconate Delta-isomerase, with product MPHTTLEYTSTIAEQPDFQAFWEQLHQFLSEECPFNLKDIKSRAYRCEEFRMAGGGRDLAFVHLTILVLEGRDPAVLAKVGNGALDLLKVHFARTLETQQADLTVEVRDMRRDGYFKASSVKAP from the coding sequence ATGCCCCACACGACCCTCGAATACACCTCAACCATCGCCGAACAGCCTGATTTCCAGGCCTTCTGGGAGCAGCTCCACCAGTTCCTCTCCGAGGAGTGCCCCTTCAACCTCAAGGACATCAAGAGCCGCGCCTACCGTTGCGAGGAGTTCCGCATGGCCGGCGGCGGCCGGGACCTGGCCTTCGTCCACCTCACCATCCTCGTGCTGGAGGGCCGGGACCCGGCCGTCCTCGCCAAGGTGGGCAACGGCGCCCTCGATCTCCTCAAGGTCCACTTCGCCCGGACCCTGGAGACGCAGCAGGCCGATCTCACCGTCGAGGTGCGGGACATGCGCAGGGACGGCTACTTCAAGGCCTCGAGCGTAAAGGCACCGTGA
- the dusB gene encoding tRNA dihydrouridine synthase DusB: protein MTFPDSSFSIGPIRVQPPLVMAPLHEITDQPFRRMIRGVGGVGLTVSEMISSEALIRHARKAERMMAAEGEHPFAMQLAGSVPEHLADAARMARDAGADIIDLNMGCPASNVTKGGAGSALLRDIRLAEACVTAMVKAVDLPVTVKMRAGWDHSQKEKAEYLDFLRMFDAVGVKALAIHPRTRAQQYEGHADWSLIARAVEAGVGFPIIGNGDVNTPADALRMAAETGCHGVMIGRAALTNPWIFRQVMEPGLEVTEAERIDLCISFFGLLLDLLEPREALHKMKKIGSWFTKGLPGGVHFRQGLQECHDHTTIIGELEKLKHYRAAPEA from the coding sequence GTGACGTTCCCCGATTCCTCCTTCAGCATCGGCCCCATCCGGGTCCAGCCCCCGCTGGTGATGGCGCCCCTCCACGAGATCACGGACCAGCCCTTCCGGCGCATGATCCGGGGCGTGGGCGGCGTGGGCCTCACCGTCTCCGAGATGATCAGCAGCGAGGCGCTGATCCGCCATGCCCGCAAGGCCGAGCGCATGATGGCCGCCGAGGGCGAGCATCCCTTCGCCATGCAGCTGGCCGGGAGCGTCCCCGAGCATCTGGCCGACGCGGCGCGCATGGCCCGGGACGCCGGCGCGGACATCATCGACCTGAACATGGGCTGCCCCGCCAGCAATGTCACCAAGGGCGGCGCCGGGTCGGCGCTCCTCAGGGACATCCGCCTCGCGGAGGCCTGCGTGACCGCCATGGTCAAGGCCGTGGACCTGCCCGTCACCGTGAAGATGCGCGCCGGCTGGGACCACAGCCAGAAGGAGAAGGCCGAGTACCTGGACTTCCTCCGCATGTTCGACGCGGTGGGCGTGAAGGCCCTGGCCATCCATCCCCGCACCCGGGCCCAGCAGTACGAAGGGCACGCCGACTGGTCCCTCATCGCCCGGGCCGTGGAGGCCGGCGTCGGCTTCCCCATCATCGGCAACGGCGACGTGAACACCCCCGCCGACGCCCTGCGCATGGCCGCCGAGACCGGCTGCCACGGCGTCATGATCGGCCGCGCGGCCCTCACGAATCCCTGGATCTTCCGCCAGGTGATGGAGCCCGGCCTGGAGGTCACCGAGGCCGAGCGCATCGACCTCTGCATCTCCTTCTTCGGCCTGCTCCTGGACCTCCTGGAGCCGCGGGAGGCCCTGCACAAGATGAAGAAGATCGGGTCCTGGTTCACCAAGGGCCTCCCCGGCGGCGTCCACTTCCGCCAGGGCCTCCAGGAGTGCCACGACCACACGACGATCATCGGGGAGCTGGAGAAGCTCAAGCACTACCGGGCCGCGCCGGAGGCCTGA
- a CDS encoding DMT family transporter, whose amino-acid sequence MPPRALPLTLLAMAAFAANSLLCRAALTHTATDPATFTALRLLSGAAATWAIARRGKGKGGSWPSAIALFVYAAGFSFAYVALQAGLGAFLLFTAVQATMVLAGLLRGERLGPPQWAGLALALGGLFGLLAPGRTAPPLPAALLMLAAGVAWGVYSLRGREAGDPGRATAGNFLRAVPLALALSLILLPWSRVDAAGAGYAVASGALGSGLGYAVWYAAMRGLRTTTASAVQLSVPVLAALAGVAILGEPVTARLLGGSAAILGGLALILLKAGNRRR is encoded by the coding sequence ATGCCCCCCCGCGCGCTCCCCCTCACCCTCCTGGCCATGGCCGCCTTCGCCGCGAATTCCCTGCTCTGCAGGGCCGCCCTGACGCACACCGCCACCGACCCGGCCACGTTCACCGCCCTGCGCCTTCTTTCCGGGGCCGCCGCCACCTGGGCCATCGCGCGCAGGGGCAAGGGAAAGGGCGGCAGCTGGCCTTCGGCCATCGCGCTCTTCGTCTACGCCGCCGGGTTCTCCTTCGCCTACGTGGCCCTGCAGGCGGGCCTGGGCGCCTTCCTCCTCTTCACCGCGGTCCAGGCCACGATGGTCCTGGCCGGCCTCCTGCGCGGGGAGCGGCTCGGCCCGCCCCAGTGGGCCGGGCTGGCCCTGGCCCTGGGCGGCCTCTTCGGCCTCCTCGCGCCCGGCAGGACCGCCCCGCCCCTTCCCGCGGCCCTGCTCATGCTGGCCGCGGGCGTGGCCTGGGGAGTCTACTCCCTTCGCGGCCGGGAGGCCGGCGATCCGGGCCGGGCCACCGCCGGCAACTTCCTGCGCGCCGTGCCGCTGGCCCTGGCGCTGAGCCTCATCCTGCTCCCCTGGTCAAGGGTCGACGCCGCCGGCGCAGGCTATGCCGTGGCCTCCGGCGCTCTCGGCTCCGGCCTGGGCTACGCCGTGTGGTACGCCGCCATGCGGGGCCTCCGCACCACCACCGCCTCGGCGGTGCAGCTCAGCGTGCCCGTCCTGGCGGCCCTGGCCGGGGTGGCGATCCTGGGCGAGCCGGTGACGGCGAGGCTCCTGGGCGGCAGCGCCGCCATCCTGGGCGGCCTCGCCTTGATCCTCCTGAAGGCCGGGAACCGCCGCCGTTGA
- a CDS encoding DUF2914 domain-containing protein yields the protein MRTTLLRTLGWAAFAATAVLAADPSAELKVGLGIDKMEIAEASDTFKVAPDTKLYAWTKVTGLEGATVTLSFQKDGKAVFQKDLEVPRSPYRTHAFRTFRAGDGGSWTVKALDKDGKELGTAAFTVEVK from the coding sequence ATGCGCACAACCCTGCTCCGCACCCTTGGATGGGCGGCCTTCGCAGCCACCGCGGTCCTGGCCGCGGATCCCTCGGCCGAACTCAAGGTCGGCCTCGGAATCGACAAGATGGAGATCGCGGAAGCCTCGGACACGTTCAAGGTGGCCCCGGACACCAAGCTCTACGCCTGGACGAAGGTCACCGGCCTGGAGGGCGCGACCGTGACCCTCAGCTTCCAGAAGGACGGCAAGGCCGTGTTCCAGAAGGATCTGGAGGTGCCCCGCAGCCCCTACCGCACCCACGCCTTCCGCACCTTCCGCGCCGGCGACGGCGGGAGCTGGACCGTCAAGGCCCTGGACAAGGACGGCAAGGAGCTGGGGACCGCCGCCTTCACCGTCGAGGTCAAGTGA
- a CDS encoding GAF domain-containing sensor histidine kinase: MAEVHPILHFLAPTGAGAVRAFDAQEQEVLDHVNREIAGESSLDDILDFLFQGIRELYPCDRIGLAFIEDEGRRIVAHRSRANYEPILLKEGYAEDLAGSSLRRVLDSNCARVIYDLPRYLADHPRSGSTRILVKEGVRSSLTCPLTVKDRAIGVIFLSSRETRAYTPYHVQLWMALAERLSQAVEKTWRIEQLTAANQAYTEVLAFVSHELKNPIASMITDARVLADGYLGPLEARQTQKLERLISKGSYLLDLIGEYLDLARMEGGNLALHPIAAAFEAEVVEPSMELALGQAKAKGMTLERRLPPDLPPVQCDPGLLRIVLANLLGNAVKYGREGGAVRLTVESGPAGLKVAVWNEGPGFRAEDRPKLFRKFSRLQSPELRAQKGTGVGLYTAWRIVHLHGGRMDAVSQAGAWAEFSFEVPQPLPEVGDKGMGNP, translated from the coding sequence ATGGCCGAGGTCCATCCCATCCTGCACTTCCTCGCCCCCACCGGGGCGGGGGCGGTGCGCGCCTTCGACGCGCAGGAGCAGGAGGTCCTGGACCACGTGAACCGCGAGATCGCCGGGGAGTCCTCCCTCGACGACATCCTGGACTTCCTCTTCCAGGGCATCCGGGAGCTGTACCCCTGCGACCGCATCGGCCTCGCCTTCATCGAGGACGAGGGCCGCCGCATCGTGGCCCACCGCAGCAGGGCGAACTACGAGCCCATCCTCCTCAAGGAGGGCTATGCCGAGGACCTGGCGGGGAGCTCCCTGCGCCGGGTGCTGGACTCCAACTGCGCCCGGGTCATCTACGACCTCCCGCGCTACCTGGCCGACCACCCCCGCAGCGGCTCCACCCGGATCCTCGTGAAGGAGGGGGTGCGCAGTTCCCTCACCTGCCCCCTCACGGTGAAGGACCGGGCCATCGGCGTAATCTTCCTGAGTTCCCGGGAGACGCGCGCCTATACGCCCTACCACGTCCAGCTGTGGATGGCCCTGGCCGAACGGCTCTCCCAGGCCGTGGAGAAGACCTGGCGCATCGAGCAGCTCACCGCCGCCAACCAGGCCTACACCGAGGTGCTCGCCTTCGTCAGCCACGAGCTGAAGAACCCCATCGCCAGCATGATCACCGACGCGCGGGTCCTGGCCGACGGCTACCTGGGGCCCCTCGAGGCGCGCCAGACCCAGAAGCTGGAGCGCCTCATCTCGAAGGGCAGCTACCTCCTCGACCTCATCGGCGAATACCTGGACCTGGCGCGCATGGAGGGCGGCAACCTGGCCCTCCACCCCATCGCCGCGGCCTTCGAGGCCGAGGTGGTGGAGCCCTCCATGGAGCTCGCCCTGGGCCAGGCCAAGGCCAAGGGCATGACCCTGGAGCGGCGCCTCCCCCCGGACCTGCCGCCCGTGCAGTGCGATCCCGGGCTCCTGCGCATCGTCCTGGCGAACCTGCTGGGCAATGCCGTGAAGTACGGCCGGGAGGGCGGCGCCGTCCGCCTCACGGTGGAGTCCGGACCGGCGGGCCTCAAGGTCGCCGTGTGGAACGAAGGCCCGGGGTTCAGGGCCGAGGACCGGCCCAAGCTCTTCCGGAAGTTCAGCCGCCTCCAGTCCCCGGAACTGAGGGCCCAGAAGGGCACCGGCGTCGGGCTCTACACGGCCTGGCGCATCGTACACCTGCATGGGGGCCGCATGGATGCGGTGAGCCAGGCCGGAGCCTGGGCGGAGTTCAGCTTCGAGGTGCCCCAGCCGCTGCCGGAGGTTGGCGATAAGGGGATGGGGAACCCCTGA
- a CDS encoding NADH-dependent [FeFe] hydrogenase, group A6 gives MSTELPETPKRAPSSQLGQNLAVAENTSAIGGTVSISIDGQALKVPLGTTILDAAKRIGIKIPTLCNHPDLCVAGVCRICSVEVEGQRTLQAACAYPVTSPIKVFTHTRKVRMARRHIVDLMLSEHYGHCYACGRNNNCELQTLAKEYGVDYFRFGHPEKPVHAIDHSSYSVVRDNNKCVLCRRCVRTCIDVQDVGTIEVLGRGRTSHVSTFLEKPLGSVVCINCGQCINRCPTGALRANDPTDEVWEAIHDPKKHVVIQTAPSPRAAIGECFGQPAGKALTFELNTALRMCGFDQVFDTNFSADLTIMEEGTELLLRLKKALVDGEPAAFPQFTSCSPGWVKYLEHFYPEYIPNLSTAKSPQQMFGAVIKTYYAEKQGIDPKDIVTVALMPCSAKKFECNRPEMDDSGFKDVDYGLTTRELAKMISETGLDLPRLPKSDFDAPFGTATGSGVIFGATGGVMEAALRTVIELVVGVKVEDLFEHADIKPVRGFEGVKYVELAIPKVGPVPAMLAPLFPSWDFLKGATLKVAVAHGTANAKAVMEDIKQGGQFSQCHFIEFMGCPGGCLGGGGQPIPTSPEIRKARAQAIYAEDAAYAVRKSHENPDVLKIYAEYLTEGPCGHRSHKLLHTHYTERGRYIE, from the coding sequence ATGTCCACCGAACTCCCAGAGACCCCCAAGCGGGCGCCCTCGAGCCAGCTGGGGCAGAACCTCGCCGTGGCCGAGAACACCTCGGCCATCGGCGGCACCGTCAGCATCTCCATCGACGGCCAGGCCCTGAAGGTGCCCCTGGGCACCACCATCCTCGACGCCGCCAAGCGCATCGGCATCAAGATCCCCACCCTCTGCAACCACCCGGACCTCTGCGTGGCGGGCGTCTGCCGCATCTGCTCCGTCGAGGTCGAAGGCCAGCGGACCCTCCAGGCCGCCTGCGCCTACCCCGTCACCTCGCCCATCAAGGTGTTCACCCACACCCGCAAGGTGCGCATGGCCCGGCGGCACATCGTCGACCTGATGCTCAGCGAGCACTACGGCCACTGCTACGCCTGCGGCCGGAACAACAACTGCGAGCTCCAGACGCTGGCCAAGGAGTACGGCGTCGACTACTTCCGCTTCGGCCACCCCGAGAAGCCGGTCCACGCCATCGACCATTCCAGCTACTCCGTGGTGCGCGACAACAACAAGTGCGTGCTGTGCCGGCGCTGCGTGCGCACCTGCATCGACGTGCAGGACGTGGGCACCATCGAGGTGCTGGGCCGGGGCCGCACCAGCCACGTCTCCACCTTCCTGGAAAAGCCCCTGGGCAGCGTGGTGTGCATCAACTGCGGCCAGTGCATCAACCGCTGCCCCACGGGCGCCCTGCGCGCCAACGATCCCACCGACGAGGTGTGGGAGGCCATCCACGACCCGAAAAAGCACGTGGTCATCCAGACGGCCCCCAGCCCCCGCGCCGCCATCGGCGAGTGCTTCGGCCAGCCCGCGGGCAAGGCGCTGACCTTCGAGCTGAACACCGCCCTGCGCATGTGCGGCTTCGACCAGGTGTTCGACACCAACTTCAGCGCCGACCTCACCATCATGGAGGAGGGCACCGAGCTCCTGCTCCGCCTCAAGAAGGCCCTGGTGGACGGCGAGCCCGCGGCCTTCCCCCAGTTCACCAGCTGCTCCCCGGGCTGGGTGAAGTACCTCGAGCACTTCTATCCGGAGTACATCCCCAACCTCAGCACCGCCAAGAGCCCCCAGCAGATGTTCGGCGCGGTCATCAAGACCTACTACGCCGAAAAGCAGGGCATCGACCCCAAGGACATCGTCACCGTGGCCCTCATGCCGTGCTCGGCCAAGAAGTTCGAATGCAACCGGCCCGAGATGGACGACTCCGGCTTCAAGGACGTGGACTACGGCCTGACCACCCGCGAGCTGGCCAAGATGATCAGCGAGACCGGCCTGGACCTGCCCCGCCTGCCCAAGTCGGACTTCGACGCGCCCTTCGGCACGGCCACGGGATCGGGGGTCATCTTCGGCGCCACGGGAGGCGTCATGGAGGCCGCGCTGCGCACCGTCATCGAGCTGGTGGTGGGCGTCAAGGTGGAGGACCTCTTCGAGCACGCGGACATCAAGCCCGTGCGCGGCTTCGAGGGCGTCAAGTACGTCGAGCTCGCCATCCCCAAGGTGGGTCCGGTGCCGGCCATGCTGGCCCCCCTCTTCCCAAGCTGGGACTTCCTCAAGGGCGCCACCCTCAAGGTGGCCGTGGCCCACGGCACCGCCAACGCCAAGGCGGTCATGGAGGACATCAAGCAAGGCGGCCAGTTCAGCCAATGCCACTTCATCGAGTTCATGGGGTGCCCCGGCGGGTGCCTCGGCGGGGGCGGCCAGCCCATCCCCACCTCCCCGGAGATCCGGAAGGCCCGGGCCCAGGCCATCTACGCCGAGGATGCCGCCTACGCGGTGCGAAAGTCCCACGAGAATCCCGATGTGCTGAAGATCTACGCCGAGTACCTCACCGAAGGCCCCTGCGGGCACAGGAGCCACAAGCTCCTCCATACCCACTACACTGAGCGTGGACGCTACATCGAGTAG
- a CDS encoding NADH-quinone oxidoreductase subunit F codes for MSSLPTYTEQIPEAGLKAALAKDRPQIISDISASGLKGRGGAGFPTGVKWNFAAAAQSDKKFVICNADEGEPGTFKDRVILQEHADLVFEGMTIAGKAIGAHEGILFLRGEYTYLRGHLEAVLAGRRDRNLLGKGILGSNLDFDIRIFMGAGAYICGEETALIEALEGFRGEPRNRPPFPVNTGFLGRPSIVNNVETLAWAACILGQGPEWFRRHGTEKSTGRKIFSVSGDCERPGVYEFPMGLTVAELLREVGGEDAKAAQIGGAAGQCVPAKDFGRSIAFEDIPTGGSIIVLGPQRDMLDVLHNFLEFFVDESCGQCAPCRLGNTKLLEGLEMLRKGTCSMAYLKELCSLGETMQVASKCGLGQSSPNAFLSVVANFREELMGRIPTHA; via the coding sequence ATGAGCTCCCTGCCCACCTACACCGAACAGATCCCCGAGGCCGGCCTGAAGGCCGCCCTCGCCAAGGACCGCCCCCAGATCATCAGCGACATCAGCGCCTCCGGCCTCAAGGGCCGCGGGGGCGCGGGCTTCCCCACCGGCGTGAAGTGGAACTTCGCCGCGGCCGCCCAGTCCGACAAGAAGTTCGTCATCTGCAACGCCGACGAGGGAGAGCCCGGAACCTTCAAGGACCGCGTGATCCTGCAGGAGCACGCGGACCTGGTCTTCGAGGGCATGACCATCGCCGGCAAGGCCATCGGCGCCCACGAGGGCATCCTGTTCCTCAGGGGCGAGTACACCTACCTGAGGGGCCACCTGGAGGCGGTCCTGGCGGGCCGCCGGGACCGCAACCTCCTGGGCAAGGGCATCCTCGGGTCGAACCTCGACTTCGACATCCGCATCTTCATGGGTGCCGGAGCCTACATCTGCGGCGAGGAGACCGCCCTCATCGAGGCCCTGGAGGGCTTCCGGGGCGAGCCCCGCAACCGGCCCCCCTTCCCCGTCAACACCGGATTCCTGGGCCGGCCCTCCATCGTGAACAACGTGGAGACCCTGGCCTGGGCCGCGTGCATCCTGGGCCAGGGCCCCGAGTGGTTCCGCCGGCACGGCACGGAGAAGTCCACCGGGCGCAAGATCTTCAGCGTCTCGGGCGACTGCGAGCGGCCCGGTGTCTACGAGTTCCCCATGGGCCTCACCGTGGCCGAACTGCTGCGCGAGGTGGGCGGGGAGGACGCCAAGGCCGCCCAGATCGGCGGGGCCGCCGGGCAGTGCGTGCCCGCCAAGGACTTCGGGCGCTCCATCGCCTTCGAGGACATCCCCACCGGCGGCTCGATCATCGTCCTGGGTCCGCAGCGGGACATGCTGGACGTCCTCCACAACTTCCTGGAGTTCTTCGTGGACGAGTCGTGCGGCCAGTGCGCGCCGTGCCGCCTGGGCAACACCAAGCTCCTCGAGGGCCTGGAGATGCTCCGCAAAGGCACCTGCAGCATGGCCTATCTCAAGGAGCTGTGCTCCCTGGGGGAGACCATGCAGGTCGCCTCCAAGTGCGGCCTCGGCCAGAGCAGTCCCAACGCCTTCCTCTCCGTCGTGGCGAACTTCCGCGAGGAGCTGATGGGCCGAATCCCAACCCACGCCTGA
- a CDS encoding NAD(P)H-dependent oxidoreductase subunit E, whose protein sequence is MLMTERDRLAEEIRSLAARLGQDRTSLIPILLEVKRKYHTIDSYAMQVIADLLGIHPVEVNSVVSFYAFLGDHRQGKFVIRLCRTISCDMQGKSRVKRQLENDLGIGFGETTPDGKFTLEYANCMGMCDQGPAMLVNDRIYTRVTPEKVHEILEECRRVFGVHAAETKEVVFK, encoded by the coding sequence ATGCTGATGACCGAACGCGACCGTCTCGCTGAGGAGATCCGGTCCCTGGCCGCCAGGCTGGGGCAGGACCGCACCTCCCTCATTCCCATCCTCCTTGAAGTGAAGCGCAAGTACCACACCATCGACAGCTATGCGATGCAGGTCATCGCCGACCTCCTGGGCATCCACCCCGTGGAGGTCAACAGCGTGGTGTCCTTCTACGCCTTCCTGGGCGACCACCGCCAGGGCAAGTTCGTCATCCGCCTGTGCCGGACGATCTCCTGCGACATGCAGGGCAAGAGCCGGGTGAAGCGCCAGCTGGAGAACGACCTGGGCATCGGCTTCGGGGAGACCACCCCCGACGGCAAGTTCACCCTGGAATACGCCAACTGCATGGGCATGTGCGACCAGGGCCCGGCCATGCTCGTCAACGACCGGATCTACACCCGCGTCACGCCCGAAAAGGTCCACGAGATCCTGGAGGAGTGCCGCCGGGTCTTCGGCGTCCACGCCGCCGAAACGAAGGAGGTGGTGTTCAAATGA
- a CDS encoding response regulator transcription factor encodes MAKILIVDDDPDIVEASTLFLERAGHTLSSAYNRRDGMKAVEVFGPDLLILDVMMEQPDDGFAMAQELRRQGWKRPILMLTSVASASGLAFGRDDEMVPVDDFQAKPVEPAELVRKVAALLER; translated from the coding sequence ATGGCCAAGATCCTCATCGTCGACGACGATCCAGACATCGTGGAAGCGAGCACGCTCTTCCTGGAAAGGGCCGGGCACACCCTTTCCAGCGCCTACAACCGCAGGGACGGCATGAAGGCGGTGGAGGTTTTCGGACCCGATCTCCTCATTCTCGACGTGATGATGGAGCAGCCCGACGACGGCTTCGCCATGGCGCAGGAGCTGCGGCGCCAGGGGTGGAAGCGGCCCATCCTCATGCTCACGTCCGTGGCTTCCGCCTCCGGGCTCGCCTTCGGGCGGGACGACGAGATGGTGCCGGTGGACGACTTCCAGGCCAAGCCCGTGGAACCCGCGGAGCTGGTCCGGAAGGTCGCCGCCCTTCTGGAAAGGTAG